A part of Cohaesibacter intestini genomic DNA contains:
- a CDS encoding sugar kinase, giving the protein MPDILCFGEPLLEFNQQPDGNYLPGHGGDTSNCAIAAARQGASVGYFTHIGADAFGDSFMDLWAREGVDTSAVKQVSDAHTGIYFVTHGADGHQFSYFRAGSASSKVTPENLPAEALASCKILHVSGISQAISDTSADAVFTAIDMVKKAGGKVSFDTNLRLKLWPIERARAVIHAGMSQCDIALPGLDDAQHLTGLDDPDAIADFYLALGASIVALTLGAEGTLVATADERRRIKGRRVEAVDATAAGDTFDGAFLSRIAVGDDPFEAARYANAAAALSTQGYGAVAPMPTKDAVKAFLADE; this is encoded by the coding sequence ATGCCAGATATCCTTTGTTTTGGAGAGCCTCTGCTTGAATTCAACCAGCAACCAGACGGCAATTATTTGCCCGGACATGGGGGGGATACCTCCAATTGCGCCATTGCTGCAGCACGACAAGGCGCTTCCGTCGGCTATTTCACCCATATCGGTGCCGATGCCTTTGGTGACAGCTTTATGGATCTCTGGGCGCGCGAAGGGGTCGATACCAGTGCAGTTAAGCAGGTATCAGACGCCCATACGGGCATCTATTTTGTCACCCATGGGGCGGATGGTCATCAATTCAGCTATTTCCGTGCCGGCTCCGCTAGCAGCAAGGTGACGCCTGAGAATTTGCCCGCCGAAGCCTTGGCGTCCTGCAAAATCCTCCATGTGTCCGGCATTTCTCAGGCGATTTCGGACACATCAGCCGACGCGGTTTTTACTGCCATCGACATGGTCAAAAAGGCGGGGGGCAAGGTCTCCTTTGACACCAACTTGCGACTCAAGCTCTGGCCGATTGAGCGGGCACGCGCGGTCATTCATGCGGGCATGAGTCAGTGCGACATCGCTTTGCCGGGCCTTGATGATGCCCAGCATTTGACCGGCTTGGATGATCCTGACGCCATTGCCGATTTTTATCTCGCACTGGGAGCCAGCATTGTTGCTCTGACCTTGGGGGCCGAAGGCACATTGGTTGCGACCGCGGATGAAAGACGCCGCATCAAGGGACGTCGGGTGGAAGCTGTTGACGCTACGGCGGCAGGCGACACCTTTGACGGGGCTTTCCTTAGTCGGATTGCCGTCGGTGACGATCCGTTCGAAGCCGCACGCTATGCCAATGCGGCAGCCGCCCTGTCAACGCAAGGCTATGGTGCTGTTGCTCCCATGCCCACCAAGGATGCCGTGAAAGCATTCTTGGCGGACGAATAG